The DNA sequence ataaaatatatgagagtatttttaattaatggatacaaaaaaaagagatatttcTAACTTATTAGAAGATAGTGTCTACAAAATAGGCTTACACAGAACAACCCTTAGTATTCTTCCTTCTAACATAGGTACTTTAAACTTTAGAGGAACAAAATGACGGGAGCACTAAAAGGAATAGAGTAGCAAGCTATGCGGGTGTTAGCTCCTCCAAAACATGACTCTATATCATTATACCACCCACCTAAATCGGATAAATGAGTGgtgaataagaaaaaaataactgTCAAACTTAATCCCACCAAGTATATGGATTTAAAAGAAAACGACATATAAACATGCAAATTCACTTATGAGTGCAGTGCGAGGTATAAtatcattttctaaaattatcgTGTATAGTTTTGGATCATTCTCTATACTTCCACATTTCACATATGCATTAATTAGTGAGCCACTTAGAGAGTTACATGACCCATAATCTAGTTGGTTGTGAGAGCATGCACTTGAGTAACCTTCACAAGATATCTGCCTCTAGGCTCTAGCGGTTGGTCCTGATCTTCATGCACTTAATTCATCTTCAACAACATGGTGAATTTGATCATGTAAACCACATTGGCTTTAATTAGAAGTAGAAGAGACAATTGGGATTGGAAAAATAGTTGATCTGGGTGAGACCACAAGATTTGTGGATGAGGAAGGAAATGGTAATTGTCATAAATTAATATACTTGGTATCATACtgcactacaaaaaactgctatttttagtgataactttttagtcacaacataatttttttatgattaaatgtgacttttagtcacaacaaaatgttacttgtgactaaaacataatatttagttacaagttgtcactaatttagttttagtcacaacaagtattgtgactaaaattacaTTTAGTCAGGGGCGGATCTATTTGACACTCTATAGGGGCCATGGCCCCCCAAACTTTCCAATTCttataatattctatatatataatccattctttattattatatactatATGGTGGCCCCCACATGTTTTAGTAATGGTTAGTAACTTATAAATGGTTTGGGCTTTTTagtttattcttttttattttttgtttgtttccAAATAAAATGTATTGTGCaataaatgatatatattatatatgtttgtttattcaaatttagTGGAAACAAGAGAAGGCAAAATAAAGAATAGTGGACATAAGCCCAACGCCAGTattactttatattatatatatagggatatgattttgtcccgtgatgtactttcacggaatgtattccgtggtacattaaATGGGTCTCAGGATACATTAAATGAGTAtcagggtacgtttctactttttaaccctaattacccctaaaTCAATCTCAGCcatcagatcaaataactccctcatctgacggctgccgtacatcacggattacaatccctatatatatatatgtatttatatgtattttcaaaaaaaaagatatttgttTCCTTTTTTAAAGGCAATTATTTTCTAagacacatatttttttttaattttttttataataataaaaaaaatggaaactaaaaaattttaaaaaccttcAAAATAGATAATTAGGTATTattattctcttcttcttctctcataGATAATTAGGTATtaccatttttttcttcttctctcatTTCATACCTATTACATGAGCCACCATTTTTAAGAATAAGGTGattaaattatgttttattttgattatttcTATAACATCTATATTTAATTTGTGGTAGCAAATTTACAGGAATGAATTAAAGAGCAGTACACATCAAAAAGAAGTGGCAGATATCAAATAATTAACAAGTAAAGGTATCTTATAGAAAAAGATATATGCATTTTAAATATTCAATTCAAATGTCAATCTTATTCTTTCTctcaaatattatatatacaaatagttGATATAACTTTAATTgacatttatattttatttatattatatatatatataaattaagtaGGTGCCTtacattgaaaaaaaaaataattcttctaataatttttttttttttgtttagagTGATACTTAatgataaattaatataaaaatatatacatacatatacacatgTTATAagcttttttttattaatatagttttgtttattaattattattgataGGATTTTGTTGATAATTTGattaatatatagtttttttttaattgtagaTGAAAAAGTCAACCACAATTGATACATTCTTTAAAAGAAAGAATGTTGAAGTTTCAACATCTGAAGTCTCGTCAAATCCATCAGTGGATGTAGATCATAACAATTCAAAAAATCGCCCAACAAAATCTTTAAGACTTGACATTAAAGAAGGgtttgatatttattaattagagcgTGATCCAGGAATACGCCCGCCAATATGGGAGTATCCACCTGAGAAGCGTGACGAAGTTCGTAGAGCTTACATTAAGGCTGGTCCGTATCAGATTATACTCTCTAGCTATCAAAAATCAGAAGAAGCTCATTCACGTTCTTTTCAGCCATCTTGGTTTAAGTTATTTCCATCTTGGTTGGAATATTCTCCTAAAGTACATGCTGCATTTTGTCTACCATGCTTTTTATTTCACTCTAAAGATGCACATCCTAGATTGGATGCATTTACTATTAATGGATTTTGATCATGGAAAAAGGTGAGAGGAAAAATTGTGCATTTTTAGCACATATCGGAGAAGATATAAATTCACCTCATAGAAATGCTGAGAAAGCAGTTGCAGACCTCATGAACCAACCAACACATATTGGAAGAAGGTTTGCGAACTTCACATCACAAGAAATTGCTGACAATAGACTTCATTTGAAAACATCAATTGAGGGGATTAGGTGGCTCGCATTTCAAGCATGCCCTTTTAGAGGTCACGATGAATCTAAAACTTCAATTAATCGAGGAAACTTTTTAGAGTTATTGAGTTTCATAACGTCCTACAATGATAAGGTAGCCGAAGTTTTGGATAAAGCTCCACGAAATGCCACATATACATCACCAACAACGCAAAAACAAGTTTTACATGTCTTGGGAAATAAAGTGAGAAACGCGATTCGTGAAGAAATTGGTGATGCAAAGTTTTCAGTAATAGTTGATGAAGCACGAGATGAATCTAAGAAAGAACAAATGTCAATTGTTTTGAGATTTGTTGATAAAGATGGTTATGTGCAAGAACGTTTTTTCGGGCTTATTCATGTCAAAGACACTGCTGCTTTAACATTAAAAGAAGGTATTTTCTCTATACTCTCTAATTATAGTCTTGATCTTCAATCTATTCGTGGACAAGGTTATGATGGCGCAAGTAACATGCGTGGACAATGGAATGGTTTGCAAGCATTAATTTTAAGTGAATGTCCTTATGCTTACTATGTTCATTGTTTTGCACATCGTTTGCAATTAGCATTAGTTGCTGCATCTAGAGAAGTTATTCCTGTCCATCAATTTTTTACAAAGTTAAACTCCATTGTTAATATTGTTGGTGCTTCATGTAAGCGCAATGACCAACTAAAAGCTGCTCAAGCTGCAAATATTGCTCATTTACTTGAGATTGATGAACTAGAAAGTGGAAAAAGGACTCAATCAAATTGGTTCTTTACAAAGGGCAGGTGATACTCGTTGGAGTTCTCATTTGAAATCTATTTCTAGTTTGATAAAGATGTTTAGTGCAACATGTGAAGTTTTATTGAATATTATTGAAGATGGCACTACTTTTGCTCAACGAGGAGATGCAGATGCAACTTATGAGTCATTAACTTCTTTTGAATTTGTTTTCATTTTGCATCTTATGAAAAAAATTCTAGAAATTTCTAATATACTCTGTCAAGCTTTGCAACTTCAGTCTCAAGATATTTTAAATGCAATGCATCTTGTTTCTTCTACTAAGACTCTCATTCAGAAATTGAGAGAAGATGGATGGGATGAATTAGTTGATGAGGTGAAATCTTTTTGTGAACTTGTTAATATACCTGTGCCAGATTTTAATGCTCATTATACtgcaaaaagaagaagaattcGTGGTCAACAAAATGCAATTACAGTGGAGCATTATTACAGAGTTGATCTTTTCAATGCAGTCATAGACTTTCAACTACAagaattaaacaataaattcaatGATAGCACAGTGGAGTTACTCATTCTCAGTTCAGCTTTAGATCCAAGAGAGATGCACACATCATTTAGAATTGATGACATTTGCAAGTTGGTACAAAAATTTTACCCAAAAGATTTTACAGAATACGAGATGGTACAATTAAGGACGCAATTTGAACATTTTGCTCATATACGAGAACTTCCTGATTTTAATGTTTTGGCAACCATTTCTGATTTATGTCAGTGGTTGGTAAAAACTAGAAAAGCAGAGATTTTTCCAATTGTGTATAAAGTGATAACTCTTATTCTTACACTTCCAGTTTCTACAGCTACCACAGAACGATCTTTTTCAGCTATGAATATAGTAAAGACTACACTTCGCAACAAGATGGAAGATGAATTCTTAAGTGATTGTTTGCTCGTGTATATTGAAAGAGAAATTGCCAAAAAATTTAGTATAGATTCACTTATCGATGATTTTCGTGATATGCAAGAAAGACGTtctgtattttaattttaattataaatttaataaaaatatttagatttttgacacttaaatttataatatagtttGGCCCCCCCAAACTTTTCATGCTAGCTCCGCCCTtgcatttagtcacaacaaattgtaatttttgtaactaatatttttagccacggacattttagtcacaacataagaatcatgatttataattagtcacaattttttcacttttagtcacaagttttattgtgactaaaagtaaaattttttgtagtgctGACTTGGAATGtattcaaaattcaaatatcacttaccacaataataacaataattgaCCAAAATTACTGAAAAATTAGAGCAGCAAGCAGGCTCCTAATTAGTGAGCAAAATAAGTTGGCGAAACAATTACGACAAACCACATAAGGACAAGGCCTAAAAAAAGATGAAGTTAACCTAAGTTATTTTCTTATAGGTACTCCTATCTATATATTCAGCCACATTTCCAAACTTCTTATGTGAAGATTCCAGAAAAAGACCGAATCCCCCACCACAAGAAAATCTAAGGACACACATTGGTCAAcggaaaaaacaataaaatattgcTACAAATGTTGGATTTTCTTAAGAAATTTATGATGATGTAGCGATATATGATAGAAATATCTTGAAAAATTGTATTTGGGTATATGATGAATGAGGTTACATCTTAAAATCAATTAGCAATAAGAGGAGTAGCTCATTCCTCTTATATGTTCTATTATTTTTCTACATATTAGCAATGTGAGACTCTCTAAcatcccccctcaagatggtggcTATGTTATATGCTCATCGTCTTGGACAACTCGATCATAATCGGCTCTTTTTTGGCTCACTATTCCTGATCACAAGTGGCTCTTTTGCTCTACTTTTTGGATcggtatttttggatttttggtgGCTCTCTTTCGCTCACTATCCCCGAATCACAAGTGACATTTTTTGACTTTTGGCTCTTggatctctttttttttttttgctctacTTCGATCGTTTTTTTTTGGTCGGTTAGTCgctagaatttttttttgtttaattttgctctgataccatgttagaatttagggataagatgaatgaggttccatatcaaaactaattggcaataggaggagtagctcattcctcttatatattctattatttttccACACATTAACAATGTGGGACTCTGTAACAAAGTAGCATAATTGTAGTTAGATTGATATAAGACCATTTACATATTAAAAGATTTGATTGAGGCAAAAATTATCTAGTTCTTCTGGTTATCTAATAAAGTCAAATGATAACTATCATTGATTTAAAGATAAAAGCTCACCTTTACACAATTCCAAATAAGCTAGCAAATTATAACTTAGCATCCGAGATTTGTTGTGGAGAGCTAGCAATTGTTCAAGAGATGCCAAAGACCAAGCTTCCTTAGTTTGAGCATATAATCCAGACCACAGTGGTGGTATTTGCAtaaaaaagtgatattttttttatgatgatGAGAGGTATCATCCTGTGCTGGTGGCCAAGCTCACAACGGCGGAGTCATAATTTACAATGATTTTTCTTGTAAACACAATAccaacaaaaaattagaaacaaaGTGTGTTGAGATattgttgattaatttatttgatttgaatttaaattctaaatcaagtttggctATGTGCATATATGAAAATATTGACATATTTGGTGCCTAAAACTAAAATGTGTATATTTGAGACATGTTTGGCGTCttcaaataaagagtaacatagacatatatatttGGTATCTAAAGTTAAGAGTGTAGTTTAGGCATGcttggtgtctaaattagtatttaattttgatatgtttggtattaaaattattgagaatttgagttgtgtaaaaattaatcttttatgattgaattttcaaagcttaagtacttacgGAGAAAAGtagtcacaaagtgaacactatatattggcatgcatgattcaatggaatcaatagtgagaggttataacaaatcgcttcaTCTCTGTACTAGATTAAAGTATGAATTTTCAAGGGATgagacctaaactcccttagtgttttgctcattgatggtaacctatcttaacactactaaaaatctagtcttaagttcaataggtaataacaagtcatgaatagagtgaatgtggtactcaattgtcccatctatggatgagtacatgtggtgaaaattgagggttaaaactgAAAGAtattttaatggagcttaagcttaagaaaactcacttaagcttaagaagtgtctaaagagtagtgagacactaaaactctaactatatggactagaggtgaTGCCGCCTCTTATAAGAATTAAGAGAGTCCATGAATTAGAATTTTggacatggccattaacggtgcaagagcgagacatgcggtctcaagtgagcattagcaagggagtgtgtgttatcaccggtttgaaCTAAAtgaatagtggttcaatgctacgacaaccaaaatttcatcaaactttgtggtaattacactaaggtaaaatttaAGTCGAAAGATATTTTatctaatgcacctaagcaagacttctaaaaagtgtatatttattcaatcaaagtgggggaatgttatattttgatataatatttttattgattaaatatatgttacaaagtttcaagtttgttactaaagagataatatttaatttagtgggggattgttatattatttttaaataatataatatatagattaaatatgtgtaataaactaataatatgtaacatatgacaatgtatattatatttgtCGTCATTTTGTAACATATGTGAgagttacttgttactatgagtaacctccatATCACTAATATTAAGTGTGTAAAATGTGTTacacattttaatttaaaattcttaatgctataggagttatggtgtgtgcatgagttacatttgagtccataacatccatGGGGGGTTATGAGtttaaatttcaaatggtgatatcctaaacactatataaagagatCTAAGGCGTTCATATTGAGATGAACTAAGCATTCTATCAAAAAAGtacattgctagaaaaccctaaagcttgataattcccaagcTATTTCCATGAGAGTTCTCTTcttgcttagagataggggaaagaagcttttggacaaaggtgtaatatcttgttcaagtcatggtgatccccactaatctgcACTTagggttgtgagtgagtgtatacatatatattattctcttgccATATATATGCATTATAATACatgtgttataatttttttcttctaccttttatatatatatgcaatatatatagtgtatatatgtgtgttgtaacatatatttaatcaatctcttattttagtctttgtattatttttataattgagTTGTATATATCTTGATTTATCTTCTAGTGAAATAAAATCTCTAATAGTAGCTAAATTATATCTTAAACATACATTATAAAACTttgtttttggatttttttttgtgtgtttagaatatttttaagttattttttttagcatgggttacttttaaaaatttatgatGTCAATAATTATTGTATATCAACTTTTTGGAtactcttttatatatatatcaataataaatatatgaaagatagattaaattaaaaaataagctAGTTACCTAGTTTAttagtaaaatttatataatttttatatatttacatatataaaatgtagTTCGTTTTTTTAGCAACATTTAGGTTACTCTTAAAATTTCAAGTGTAGCtaacttgttttttttatttggaaatatttagGTTACTGGTAaacattataaaataaatattgctAGGCATTATTACCAAGTTATCTTTATTTGATCATAGTTTAGTTTCTTAAATGTTAGTTTTTAAATTACAGAAGTAAATGTAAATGACATGATTAGTGGGACTAGTTTGGATTTCAAGAGACTGTTCTAGGGAGGACATTTGAGCTCTTGCTCGTCAAATATTGTATTCAAGCCGCACCTTCTGTTCTGAAATGCGTCGACTACGaatagaatgttgatcattatGTAATTTCAGATGAATAGACTctataaaaatttattagtgCATtgtgtgctttttttttttttgctatattGATTATGTGTTGTGCATATTTTGCATTGTGTgagttattttttcttttaaattgtattgtgtgttgtttttgattatatttgcgatcaatatttttatttttatttttattcgtgtgtgtgtgtgtgttttttttttgcttcaTTTGGTTgaattgatgaaactggttttagttgactttattttttatcatttatattttgttatgatttttcacagggtcgaaactggtttcaccGGGTTCAAGGGTTCGAAactggtttaatatgttttgaGAGTTCTGTAATGGAGTTGCTCCATTTTATGATGTTAttgcatattttttatttcaagttacttttttattattttatttacaggtttgaaacttacacttatattttgttttcaGATTATTGGTATGCgttgtgtgttgttttgattatatttgtgattagtattttttttttgggtatttatgtgtgtcttttttttttcattttatatttaGTTGTCTGATTTCAgttaactttattatttaacatttatattttgttatgatttttcgtAGCGTCAAAACTAGTTTCACAGGattgaaactggtttcacaggttttaactgttctgtaatggggttgctccagttttatgatgttattgtatattttttaatttgtataaaatcagttttattattgtatgatatttgaaaaacaatttttgttttattttaaataattagtttctgacacacataatattttattattttcataactcgtgttttttttgttgttcaATTGAGTTTtgagtttcaatttttttatttgattatttcaggaaactggtttttatctatttattcttattttggttgttttactaactggtttctcacattctactgttttatatttttttttattcttttatgggttttattgtatttttgtctctttaattttctttatttcctttttttttttctgtgatTTTAGTTTCTGAtcctctttgttatatttgttgcATATTGTATGCTTAAATCAACACTAGTTTTTGAGCAAGTAAATGAAATGTTGACGCGGTTTTTCGTCAACGGATCTAAGAAGATCGTAAAACGAGCAAGATAAACACAAGCGATAGTTAATCAAAATAAACCGGTTTACAAAAGTAAATTCACCAAAGAcgaacacaagaattttatagtggTTCACCCCCTTTCAGCGGTAATAGGCTAGTCCACTTGAAGTGTTATTGATCTCAATGCTTGAGGAGAGTTTTCCAGAGTTATGTTCTCCAAGAGTTCACTCATCAAGTGAGTTT is a window from the Cannabis sativa cultivar Pink pepper isolate KNU-18-1 chromosome 1, ASM2916894v1, whole genome shotgun sequence genome containing:
- the LOC115703821 gene encoding uncharacterized protein LOC115703821, translating into MEKGERKNCAFLAHIGEDINSPHRNAEKAVADLMNQPTHIGRRFANFTSQEIADNRLHLKTSIEGIRWLAFQACPFRGHDESKTSINRGNFLELLSFITSYNDKVAEVLDKAPRNATYTSPTTQKQVLHVLGNKVRNAIREEIGDAKFSVIVDEARDESKKEQMSIVLRFVDKDGYVQERFFGLIHVKDTAALTLKEGIFSILSNYSLDLQSIRGQGYDGASNMRGQWNGLQALILSECPYAYYVHCFAHRLQLALVAASREVIPVHQFFTKLNSIVNIVGASCKRNDQLKAAQAANIAHLLEIDELESGKRTQSNWFFTKGR
- the LOC133035065 gene encoding uncharacterized protein LOC133035065, whose protein sequence is MFSATCEVLLNIIEDGTTFAQRGDADATYESLTSFEFVFILHLMKKILEISNILCQALQLQSQDILNAMHLVSSTKTLIQKLREDGWDELVDEVKSFCELVNIPVPDFNAHYTAKRRRIRGQQNAITVEHYYRVDLFNAVIDFQLQELNNKFNDSTVELLILSSALDPREMHTSFRIDDICKLVQKFYPKDFTEYEMVQLRTQFEHFAHIRELPDFNVLATISDLCQWLVKTRKAEIFPIVYKVITLILTLPVSTATTERSFSAMNIVKTTLRNKMEDEFLSDCLLVYIEREIAKKFSIDSLIDDFRDMQERRSMYARDHWGCGNHIDDDLLAHLYSDYRSPPNSSDSSSSPSPLGSSESSGGSHKTTCYS